The following coding sequences are from one Kushneria phosphatilytica window:
- the gpt gene encoding xanthine phosphoribosyltransferase: MSVDRYHQYFVISWDQLHRDVRSLCQQLVERDFEGIAAVTRGGLIPAALIARELDVRLIDTVCIKSYEHMEQGGLQVLKGIDHDGARWLLVDDLVDTGRTARAVRDMLPQAHFVTVYAKPEGRPLVDQYLVEVPQDTWIQFPWDMGVTYVEPLVDQLRSQQE, encoded by the coding sequence ATGAGCGTTGATCGCTACCATCAATACTTCGTGATTTCCTGGGATCAACTGCACCGTGACGTGCGCAGTCTGTGTCAACAGCTGGTCGAACGAGACTTTGAAGGTATTGCAGCCGTCACGCGTGGCGGACTGATTCCAGCGGCGCTGATTGCCCGTGAGCTTGATGTGCGGCTGATTGATACCGTCTGTATCAAGAGTTATGAGCATATGGAGCAGGGTGGATTGCAGGTGCTCAAGGGTATTGATCACGACGGCGCTCGCTGGCTGCTGGTGGATGACCTTGTCGATACCGGACGAACGGCACGGGCAGTGCGGGACATGCTGCCTCAGGCGCACTTTGTCACCGTGTATGCCAAACCCGAAGGTCGGCCTCTGGTAGATCAGTATCTGGTCGAAGTACCCCAGGATACATGGATCCAGTTTCCCTGGGATATGGGGGTCACCTATGTCGAGCCGCTGGTTGATCAGCTGCGATCGCAACAGGAGTAG
- the moaC gene encoding cyclic pyranopterin monophosphate synthase MoaC, with protein sequence MTLTHLNERGQASMVDVHDKDETRREALASGWIRMQPETLKLLVDDDMPKGDVLATARIAGIQAAKRTHELIPLCHVLMLSKVSVDFEFDHQLPGVRVRSFCRLAGRTGVEMEALTAASVACLTLYDMCKAVDRGMVIGGVQLETKSGGRSGEWHREDSQSGAMDQTMADDTAGIPPLEHPEMQVTVRFFAELRERLNVESLHVSLTDLEDTRLSALRAFLLQRIQSGELLEQPRILCAVNHEVVQGDITLAPGDEIAFFPPVTGG encoded by the coding sequence ATGACGCTAACGCATCTGAATGAGCGCGGCCAGGCCAGTATGGTTGACGTGCACGACAAGGATGAAACTCGCCGCGAAGCACTGGCCAGCGGCTGGATTCGCATGCAGCCGGAAACATTGAAGCTGCTGGTAGATGACGACATGCCCAAGGGTGATGTGCTGGCGACGGCACGTATTGCCGGTATTCAGGCGGCCAAGCGTACGCATGAATTGATTCCCTTGTGTCATGTACTGATGCTGTCGAAGGTCAGTGTCGATTTCGAGTTCGATCATCAATTGCCGGGTGTTCGAGTCCGGAGTTTCTGTCGATTGGCAGGGCGTACTGGGGTCGAAATGGAGGCGCTGACTGCAGCCTCGGTGGCCTGTCTGACGCTATACGATATGTGCAAGGCTGTGGATAGAGGCATGGTTATCGGTGGCGTGCAGCTGGAGACCAAGTCTGGTGGCCGTTCCGGCGAATGGCACCGGGAAGATTCGCAGAGTGGGGCAATGGATCAGACCATGGCTGATGATACAGCCGGCATCCCGCCTCTCGAACACCCGGAGATGCAGGTTACTGTCCGGTTTTTTGCCGAATTGCGTGAACGCCTGAACGTGGAAAGTCTGCATGTCTCTCTGACTGATCTTGAAGACACGCGTTTGTCTGCACTGCGTGCTTTCTTGTTGCAACGGATTCAGTCCGGCGAACTGCTTGAACAGCCTCGTATTCTCTGTGCTGTTAATCATGAAGTGGTTCAGGGAGACATCACGCTCGCACCCGGCGATGAAATCGCCTTCTTCCCTCCTGTTACCGGCGGTTGA
- a CDS encoding YrbL family protein translates to MIRLGSAGVLIGEGNDRRVYRHPGEPERCVKVPRYPSRGSEQNEREKAYFARLTWRLDNWHHVPRYYGTLMTDYGEGLVYTLITDHDGRVSRTIRYYRQTDPSLLMCERFRQQLLSLGQYLENYWIVPSDLNDRNIVCQLGEEGLRLWLIDGVANPSLLPLATYWPWFARQRIRRRFNRFLAKLVDYELLTQSAAEDMQLPIVVSQ, encoded by the coding sequence ATGATAAGGCTCGGTTCGGCTGGAGTATTGATCGGCGAAGGCAACGACCGACGAGTCTATCGCCACCCCGGGGAGCCTGAACGTTGTGTCAAGGTGCCTCGCTATCCCTCGCGTGGCAGTGAACAGAATGAGCGTGAAAAGGCCTATTTTGCCCGGCTGACATGGCGGCTCGACAATTGGCATCATGTTCCTCGTTATTACGGCACTCTAATGACGGATTATGGCGAGGGACTGGTTTATACGCTGATTACTGATCATGATGGGCGTGTATCGAGAACTATTCGTTATTATCGCCAGACTGATCCATCATTACTGATGTGCGAACGCTTTCGCCAGCAGTTGCTCTCTCTGGGACAGTATCTGGAAAACTACTGGATCGTCCCGTCAGATCTCAATGATCGTAATATAGTCTGTCAGCTGGGCGAGGAAGGCCTCAGGCTCTGGTTAATTGATGGTGTCGCCAATCCTTCTCTCTTACCGCTGGCGACTTACTGGCCCTGGTTTGCTCGTCAGAGGATACGACGTCGCTTTAATCGTTTTCTGGCGAAACTGGTGGATTACGAACTTCTAACTCAATCCGCTGCCGAAGATATGCAGTTGCCTATTGTTGTCAGTCAATAG
- the mobA gene encoding molybdenum cofactor guanylyltransferase MobA, translating to MPMSVENLTAVILAGGQGRRMGGQDKGLVPLAGLPMISHVITRLAPQVRHLIINANRSHERYRALGWPVIPDQEEGYAGPLMGMLTAMRHVRTPWVLIAPCDTPLLPHDLVSRLQSAASEDRDIVQACDSERVHPVVALMRTSLADDLATTLAAGERRIDRWYARHRLASVCFESHMAFANVNHESDGEALLSLLDKPRDDNPGS from the coding sequence ATGCCGATGTCTGTTGAAAATCTGACTGCTGTGATCCTTGCCGGCGGGCAGGGGAGACGCATGGGAGGCCAGGACAAGGGGCTGGTACCACTGGCAGGACTGCCCATGATCAGTCATGTCATTACGCGGCTGGCGCCGCAGGTTCGACACCTGATTATCAATGCCAACCGTTCTCATGAGCGCTATCGTGCGCTTGGATGGCCGGTAATACCAGATCAGGAAGAGGGCTATGCGGGCCCTCTGATGGGTATGTTGACCGCCATGCGTCATGTTCGAACCCCCTGGGTGCTGATTGCACCGTGCGATACGCCGCTCCTCCCTCATGACCTGGTTTCTCGACTTCAGAGCGCAGCTTCCGAAGACAGGGATATTGTGCAGGCTTGTGACAGCGAGCGTGTACACCCGGTCGTGGCACTGATGCGTACGAGCCTCGCCGATGATCTGGCAACAACGCTGGCAGCTGGTGAGCGTCGTATTGACCGCTGGTATGCCCGCCATCGATTGGCAAGCGTCTGTTTCGAATCACATATGGCCTTTGCCAATGTCAATCACGAGTCCGATGGTGAGGCTCTGTTATCATTGCTGGATAAACCTCGAGACGATAATCCGGGATCATGA
- the moaE gene encoding molybdopterin synthase catalytic subunit MoaE has product MSFNVIVQTEPFEIGSLQQQIVSGRTDIGAIVTFTGRVRDFSERSDITAMTLEHYPGMTESSLQDVLEEARLRWSLSAGLIVHRVGRLSPGDDIVAVLIASAHRQAAFEACAYSMDHLKTRAPFWKKEHTRNGDHWVRERASDNEALQRWRSDERVDR; this is encoded by the coding sequence ATGAGTTTCAACGTGATAGTCCAGACCGAGCCGTTCGAGATCGGTTCTCTGCAGCAACAGATCGTCAGTGGACGTACCGATATTGGCGCTATTGTTACCTTTACGGGGCGGGTGCGAGATTTCAGCGAAAGATCTGATATCACTGCCATGACGCTGGAGCACTATCCAGGCATGACGGAGTCGTCCCTGCAGGACGTATTGGAAGAAGCACGGCTTCGCTGGTCTCTATCGGCCGGCCTTATTGTGCATCGTGTCGGGCGGTTATCACCCGGAGATGACATCGTGGCCGTACTGATTGCCAGTGCGCATCGCCAGGCAGCTTTCGAAGCCTGTGCCTATAGTATGGATCATTTGAAGACCCGGGCGCCTTTCTGGAAAAAGGAACACACCCGAAACGGCGATCACTGGGTCAGAGAGCGCGCTTCTGATAATGAAGCGTTGCAACGTTGGAGGTCCGATGAGCGAGTTGATCGATAA
- the moaA gene encoding GTP 3',8-cyclase MoaA: MSELIDNFQRRIRYVRISVTDRCDFRCVYCMSEQMTFLPRSEVLSIEELSQVAQAFTELGVEKIRLTGGEPLVRRDIDKLVSNIGQLDGLKDFTMTTNGAQLRRYAQQLREGGMTRLNISLDSLRHDRFNQLTRTGNLDKVLDGIRAAREAGFERVKLNTVVLKGRNEDEVIDLVEFARQEGVDISFIEEMPLGDVSDHGREETFCSSDEVRDRIEQHYPLLPSTEDSLGPSRYYRMADSHSRIGFISPHTHNFCDSCNRVRVTAEGRLLLCLGNEHSTDLREVLRNHPGEMEPLKERIRDAMSLKPHRHHFTTDGDVQIVRFMNMTGG, from the coding sequence ATGAGCGAGTTGATCGATAATTTTCAGCGACGGATCCGCTATGTGCGAATCTCCGTAACGGACCGCTGTGATTTTCGCTGCGTTTATTGCATGAGCGAGCAGATGACTTTTCTGCCTCGTAGTGAAGTGCTGTCAATCGAAGAATTGAGCCAGGTTGCTCAGGCGTTTACCGAGCTGGGTGTTGAAAAGATCCGTCTGACAGGAGGCGAGCCTCTGGTCAGACGAGATATCGACAAGCTGGTCAGCAATATCGGCCAGTTGGATGGTCTGAAGGATTTTACAATGACCACCAATGGCGCGCAGCTTAGGCGCTATGCCCAACAGCTGCGTGAAGGTGGCATGACCCGGCTTAATATCAGTCTGGATTCGCTCCGCCATGACCGTTTCAATCAGCTGACCCGCACCGGTAATCTCGACAAGGTGCTCGATGGTATCCGAGCGGCAAGAGAAGCCGGATTTGAACGGGTCAAGCTGAATACTGTTGTGCTCAAGGGGCGCAACGAAGATGAAGTGATTGACCTAGTCGAATTTGCCCGTCAGGAAGGGGTCGACATCAGCTTCATCGAGGAAATGCCCCTGGGGGATGTTTCCGATCATGGTCGTGAAGAGACATTCTGTTCCAGCGACGAAGTTCGTGATCGAATCGAACAGCACTATCCGCTGTTGCCTTCGACCGAAGACTCGCTGGGGCCTTCTCGTTATTACCGGATGGCGGACAGTCATAGTCGTATCGGTTTCATTTCACCGCATACCCACAATTTCTGTGATAGCTGTAACCGCGTTCGTGTGACAGCGGAAGGGCGGCTGCTGCTATGTCTGGGCAATGAGCACTCTACTGATCTGCGCGAAGTACTGCGTAACCATCCGGGAGAAATGGAACCACTCAAGGAACGTATTCGTGATGCCATGTCGCTGAAGCCGCACCGCCATCACTTTACAACGGATGGTGATGTTCAGATAGTTCGCTTCATGAATATGACCGGGGGTTAG
- a CDS encoding ribonuclease J, with amino-acid sequence MNLTLYGFEGRWIAVDCGMALRQDLPETPLQIPDIGPSLEEGIRPEAVLVTHGHEDHLGALSWLWPHWGCPIFASPLAAEILRCKFADKGLSTASIQTFQPGDSLELAGFGVTTIPVTHSIPESCAILIQTRSHRVLHTGDWKLDKTPVLGPPIDESALQALSPIDLVIGDSTNANVEGVSGSEADVSQNLAKTIAECQKRVVVSCFASNLARIASIGRAANANNRRIALMGRAMERMVRIARNLGYFDNFPEIVPLGDMGYLPPEEVLLIATGSQGEPRAALSKLAMGRHPEVELTAGDSVIFSSRTIPGNEPAVGRLQNALRQLGIEVFEEHHHSELHVSGHPAQEELKQFYKWVQPGTLLPVHGELLHQQAHVELAGKLGITAPVIPVNGNWLKWDHQRLWIHSRLTLETRLVQNHPKQPASTTSVSLIIILPVAQSADYIERQGRLILDGENDHLVDETSLCEWFDEQLAQWRVKDHNRLYPLLAPRLQEWVTRHSGQFIRIELNVVNTS; translated from the coding sequence ATGAACCTGACATTATATGGTTTCGAAGGTCGCTGGATAGCCGTCGATTGCGGGATGGCCCTGCGTCAGGACCTGCCTGAAACACCTCTGCAGATCCCTGATATCGGGCCTTCTCTTGAAGAAGGCATCAGACCCGAGGCCGTTCTGGTGACCCATGGGCATGAAGACCATCTTGGGGCGCTGAGCTGGTTATGGCCACACTGGGGATGTCCAATCTTCGCCTCTCCTCTGGCCGCCGAGATCCTGCGGTGTAAATTTGCCGACAAGGGGCTGAGTACCGCCTCCATACAGACTTTCCAGCCCGGCGACTCACTGGAGCTTGCTGGATTCGGTGTGACCACTATCCCGGTCACTCACTCGATTCCTGAAAGTTGCGCGATACTGATTCAGACACGCTCGCATCGTGTATTGCATACAGGCGACTGGAAACTGGACAAAACGCCAGTGCTTGGCCCACCTATTGACGAATCTGCCTTGCAAGCACTCTCGCCGATCGATCTTGTCATTGGAGACTCCACCAACGCTAACGTCGAGGGTGTATCAGGTAGCGAAGCCGATGTATCGCAGAATCTGGCGAAAACGATTGCCGAATGCCAAAAGCGCGTTGTCGTCAGTTGCTTTGCCAGTAACCTTGCCCGTATTGCCAGTATTGGCCGTGCTGCCAACGCCAATAATCGGCGCATAGCCCTGATGGGACGCGCCATGGAGCGCATGGTCAGGATCGCTCGAAATCTGGGATATTTTGACAATTTCCCTGAAATTGTACCGCTCGGGGATATGGGATATTTACCCCCCGAAGAAGTACTGCTTATTGCCACTGGCAGCCAGGGAGAGCCTCGCGCGGCGTTATCGAAACTGGCGATGGGTCGACACCCGGAAGTTGAGCTGACAGCAGGCGATAGCGTCATTTTTTCTTCCAGGACCATCCCCGGTAACGAACCGGCCGTCGGCCGGCTGCAGAATGCTCTACGACAACTGGGCATAGAGGTATTCGAAGAACACCACCACTCCGAACTTCATGTATCCGGTCATCCGGCACAGGAAGAATTGAAACAATTCTACAAGTGGGTGCAGCCCGGCACATTGCTGCCCGTACATGGTGAGCTTCTGCATCAACAGGCACATGTCGAATTGGCAGGAAAGCTGGGGATCACCGCCCCTGTCATTCCTGTCAACGGCAACTGGCTTAAATGGGACCACCAACGGCTATGGATTCACAGCCGCCTTACACTTGAAACAAGGCTGGTGCAGAATCATCCGAAACAACCTGCTTCAACTACCAGTGTATCGCTGATTATCATCCTGCCCGTTGCTCAATCGGCTGACTATATTGAGCGGCAGGGCAGGCTCATTCTGGATGGAGAAAACGATCACCTGGTGGATGAAACATCACTTTGTGAGTGGTTTGACGAACAGCTGGCCCAATGGCGAGTAAAAGATCACAATCGTTTATATCCACTCCTTGCACCACGCCTGCAGGAATGGGTCACCCGACATTCAGGTCAATTCATCAGAATCGAACTGAATGTCGTGAATACGAGCTGA
- the purU gene encoding formyltetrahydrofolate deformylase — translation MSYDYRLVVACPDQVGIVARVSTFIAAHSGSIIEASQHSDLTSQRFFMRYEVRFEQPRSQAQLNEAFQPIAESFDMEWRWQETAQKRRVAIMVSRQSHCLVDLLYRWSTDELNCEIACVIANHEDLRSLVEWHGLEYHCVPVTSEGREAAFMHIDQLIESHNVDTIILARYMQILPPWFCARYQGQVINIHHSFLPSFAGARPYHQAFERGVKLIGATCHYVTDELDAGPIIEQDIQRVTHCHTADDLVRLGRDVEKSVLARGVRWHLQDRILIQGNKTVVFA, via the coding sequence ATGTCATACGATTACAGACTCGTCGTTGCCTGTCCCGATCAGGTCGGTATTGTGGCGCGCGTCTCGACCTTTATTGCGGCGCATTCCGGCTCGATTATCGAGGCCAGCCAGCATTCGGATCTGACCTCACAGCGTTTTTTCATGCGCTATGAAGTGCGCTTCGAACAACCACGATCACAGGCTCAACTGAATGAAGCCTTTCAGCCCATTGCCGAATCATTCGACATGGAATGGCGCTGGCAGGAAACGGCGCAGAAGCGACGAGTGGCCATCATGGTTTCACGACAGTCGCATTGTCTGGTGGATCTGCTCTATCGCTGGTCAACCGATGAGCTCAACTGTGAGATTGCGTGTGTCATCGCCAATCACGAGGATTTGCGTTCGCTGGTTGAATGGCACGGTCTGGAGTATCACTGTGTACCGGTTACGTCTGAAGGCCGGGAAGCGGCATTCATGCACATCGATCAGCTGATCGAGTCCCATAATGTCGATACCATCATACTTGCCCGATACATGCAGATTCTGCCGCCGTGGTTTTGTGCTCGTTATCAGGGGCAGGTGATCAACATACATCACAGCTTTCTGCCATCATTCGCTGGCGCGCGGCCTTATCATCAGGCTTTTGAGCGTGGTGTCAAACTGATTGGTGCTACCTGTCATTATGTGACCGATGAGCTCGATGCCGGTCCCATTATCGAGCAGGATATTCAGCGGGTCACGCACTGCCATACGGCAGATGATCTGGTCAGGTTGGGGCGTGATGTCGAAAAGAGCGTACTGGCACGGGGCGTGCGATGGCATCTTCAGGATCGTATTCTGATTCAGGGTAACAAGACTGTGGTATTTGCCTGA
- the upp gene encoding uracil phosphoribosyltransferase, whose protein sequence is MPVHAIDHPLVKHKLGILRTAHVSTKGFRELANELAQLLTYEATQGLELTKRTIEGWNGDPVEIEEIKGKKVTIVPILRAGLGMLDGVTSLLPSARISVVGLYRNEETLEPVPYFEKFVHDLGERLAIVIDPMLATGGSMVATLDMLKTRGCRDIKVIVLVAAPEGIERVRKAHPDVDLYTASVDDHLDGNGYIVPGLGDAGDRIFGTR, encoded by the coding sequence ATGCCTGTTCACGCCATCGACCATCCGCTGGTCAAACACAAACTGGGAATCCTGCGCACTGCTCATGTCAGTACCAAGGGATTTCGCGAACTGGCCAATGAGCTTGCACAGCTTTTGACTTATGAAGCGACCCAGGGGCTGGAGCTGACAAAACGTACCATTGAAGGCTGGAATGGCGATCCGGTTGAGATCGAAGAAATCAAGGGCAAGAAGGTAACGATAGTACCGATTCTTCGAGCCGGGTTGGGGATGCTGGATGGAGTGACATCACTGCTACCGAGTGCCCGAATCAGTGTTGTCGGTCTCTATCGTAATGAAGAAACGCTTGAACCGGTCCCTTATTTCGAGAAGTTCGTGCATGATCTTGGCGAGCGTCTGGCCATTGTCATCGATCCCATGCTGGCCACGGGCGGCTCGATGGTCGCTACACTGGATATGCTCAAGACTCGAGGTTGCCGGGATATCAAGGTCATCGTACTGGTCGCGGCGCCTGAGGGTATCGAGCGCGTCAGAAAGGCGCACCCGGATGTCGATCTTTATACGGCTTCCGTGGATGATCATCTCGATGGCAATGGATATATCGTCCCGGGTCTGGGGGATGCCGGCGATCGCATCTTCGGGACGCGTTGA
- the ung gene encoding uracil-DNA glycosylase, which yields MSSPLPESWGRHLDGEFDAPYMQTLKEFLRVQKDQRRIVYPSSENWFRAFTLTPLDSVKVVILGQDPYHGPGQAHGLCFSVRPGVAIPPSLINIYKELEADDVPFSAVSHGFLESWARQGVLLLNSVLTVERGQAAAHRGQGWETFTDRAIATINEQCEHVVFLLWGSYAQKKASFVDRQRHLVLHAPHPSPLSAHRGFFGCRHFSRANAFLQEHGMTPVDWRLPVQPEG from the coding sequence ATGAGTTCACCCTTGCCGGAGAGTTGGGGGCGCCATCTCGATGGTGAATTCGATGCGCCCTACATGCAGACGTTAAAAGAGTTTCTGCGCGTACAAAAGGATCAGCGCCGGATTGTTTATCCGTCTTCCGAGAACTGGTTTCGTGCTTTTACCCTGACGCCTCTGGATAGCGTCAAGGTCGTCATACTCGGCCAGGACCCCTATCATGGCCCCGGGCAGGCGCACGGTCTGTGCTTCTCTGTACGCCCTGGCGTAGCCATCCCTCCCTCGTTGATCAATATCTACAAGGAACTGGAAGCCGATGACGTGCCATTTTCAGCGGTCAGTCACGGCTTTTTGGAAAGCTGGGCGCGCCAGGGGGTATTGCTGCTCAATAGTGTGCTGACGGTGGAGCGAGGGCAGGCTGCCGCGCATCGCGGGCAAGGCTGGGAAACCTTCACCGACCGTGCGATCGCCACGATCAATGAACAGTGTGAGCATGTGGTGTTTCTGCTCTGGGGAAGCTATGCCCAGAAGAAAGCCTCGTTTGTTGATCGGCAGCGCCATCTCGTTCTGCATGCACCTCACCCTTCACCATTATCCGCGCATCGCGGCTTTTTCGGTTGTCGTCATTTTTCCAGAGCCAATGCCTTTCTCCAGGAGCATGGCATGACGCCTGTCGACTGGCGGCTGCCGGTTCAGCCGGAAGGCTGA
- the dinB gene encoding DNA polymerase IV, whose product MRKILHADCDCFYAAVEMRDDPSLSDIPLAIGGRAAQRGVVATCNYPARRFGIHSAMSMAQAVRLCPHLHILPPDFDRYRRVSAQIQTIFHELTPLVEPLSLDEAYLDVSDIERFHGSATWMARWLKRRIYEQVGIIISIGVAPNKFLAKIASDWDKPDGLFVISPDQTDHFIANLPIDKLHGVGPATTEKLHNMEIRTCSDLQRQPLAHLLEHFGKFGARLHELSRGIDERPVKLERERKSISVETTFDRDLKSLEECRTALAPLLVKLDERIERNGRPALQKLFVKIRFDDFSLTTFEIAGTSAEAAYFLPLLEQAWQRSARPVRLLGAGVRLTPPEAGRQISLFD is encoded by the coding sequence ATGCGAAAGATACTTCACGCAGACTGTGACTGCTTTTACGCAGCCGTTGAGATGCGAGACGACCCGTCGCTAAGCGATATCCCTCTGGCCATAGGAGGCCGCGCTGCACAACGTGGCGTAGTGGCAACATGCAACTATCCTGCACGCAGATTCGGCATCCATTCAGCCATGTCGATGGCTCAGGCTGTAAGGCTCTGTCCTCATCTTCATATTCTGCCACCGGACTTCGATCGCTATCGAAGGGTTTCCGCTCAGATACAAACCATATTTCATGAACTGACGCCACTGGTAGAACCCCTCTCACTGGATGAAGCCTATCTGGATGTCAGTGATATCGAAAGGTTTCACGGCAGCGCTACCTGGATGGCACGCTGGCTTAAACGTCGTATTTACGAGCAGGTCGGCATTATCATTTCCATAGGCGTAGCACCCAACAAGTTTCTGGCCAAGATCGCCAGCGACTGGGATAAACCGGATGGTCTTTTCGTCATCTCCCCCGATCAGACCGATCACTTCATTGCCAACCTGCCTATCGATAAGCTGCATGGTGTAGGCCCGGCCACAACCGAAAAGCTTCATAACATGGAGATCCGCACCTGCAGCGATCTTCAGCGGCAACCTCTCGCCCATCTACTGGAGCACTTTGGAAAGTTCGGTGCACGGCTTCACGAACTATCCAGAGGCATTGATGAACGACCGGTCAAACTGGAACGTGAACGCAAATCGATCAGCGTTGAAACAACCTTTGATCGGGATCTCAAATCATTGGAAGAGTGTCGAACAGCTCTGGCACCTCTGTTGGTAAAGCTCGACGAGCGTATCGAAAGAAACGGTCGCCCTGCCCTTCAGAAGCTGTTTGTCAAAATACGCTTCGATGACTTTTCCCTGACAACCTTCGAAATTGCCGGCACAAGTGCAGAGGCTGCGTATTTTCTACCCCTGCTGGAACAGGCCTGGCAGCGTAGTGCCAGGCCTGTTCGTCTACTGGGCGCAGGTGTGCGACTCACTCCGCCCGAGGCCGGACGCCAGATATCACTGTTTGACTGA
- the mobB gene encoding molybdopterin-guanine dinucleotide biosynthesis protein B, whose amino-acid sequence MSLDLSQQTTPLLGIAAWSGTGKTTFLEAMLPRLSERGMHVAVIKHAHHEFDVDQPGKDSHRLRQAGAAPMLVASGRRFALMMETPGRDEPDLPMLIDQVQSLNPDMILIEGFKQWPLPKLELYRPELNKPLRAWEDPWIHAVATTDEMVLPDSVTRLSLDDHDMLSEWLLTWPLRWPMCCRPRSLETSGGGDA is encoded by the coding sequence ATGTCACTCGATCTGAGCCAACAGACCACGCCGCTGCTGGGTATTGCAGCATGGAGCGGGACCGGCAAGACTACGTTTCTGGAAGCGATGTTACCCCGACTGAGTGAGCGGGGCATGCATGTTGCTGTTATCAAGCATGCGCATCATGAATTTGATGTGGATCAGCCCGGCAAGGACAGTCACCGATTGCGTCAGGCAGGAGCTGCCCCCATGCTGGTAGCCTCCGGCAGACGCTTTGCGTTGATGATGGAAACGCCGGGCCGGGATGAACCCGACCTGCCCATGCTGATTGATCAGGTGCAATCGCTGAATCCGGACATGATCCTGATTGAAGGGTTCAAGCAGTGGCCGCTGCCCAAACTCGAGCTTTATCGACCTGAACTGAACAAACCCCTGCGAGCCTGGGAAGATCCCTGGATTCACGCAGTGGCTACTACTGACGAGATGGTATTACCTGATTCAGTGACGCGTCTGTCGCTGGACGATCACGACATGCTGTCGGAGTGGTTGCTGACATGGCCTCTGAGATGGCCCATGTGTTGCCGACCACGCAGCCTGGAGACCTCCGGGGGAGGTGATGCATGA
- a CDS encoding H-NS family histone-like protein — MSNESLERIARNKNVARAAARQLSMEQLHKLSEVVAEVIEQKEDEERQRQQVEAEKEQKLAEIRAAMNDAGLSVDDLVSEQPRRRRGRPPKEHDGGESHRSRDNK, encoded by the coding sequence ATGTCGAACGAATCGCTTGAGCGCATTGCACGCAACAAGAATGTTGCTCGTGCCGCTGCGCGCCAACTGAGCATGGAGCAGCTACACAAGTTATCCGAGGTGGTTGCCGAAGTTATTGAGCAGAAGGAAGATGAAGAGCGTCAGCGCCAGCAGGTTGAGGCCGAAAAAGAGCAAAAGCTGGCGGAGATCAGGGCTGCCATGAATGATGCAGGGCTATCTGTTGACGACCTTGTCAGCGAGCAACCTCGCCGCCGTCGTGGACGACCCCCCAAGGAGCATGATGGTGGCGAGAGCCACAGGAGCAGGGACAACAAATAA
- a CDS encoding histone-like nucleoid-structuring protein, MvaT/MvaU family, with the protein MSLLNEYMQKEQQLRQLRDELQQLEQDQRLKSELEFKEKLEALMSEYDKNASDIIAILDPERRQSGQRDTSRASNGTSGSRRKRKLKVYRNPHTGEVVETRGGNHKTLKAWKEEYGNDTVENWVERTES; encoded by the coding sequence ATGTCGTTACTCAATGAATATATGCAGAAAGAGCAGCAGCTCAGGCAGCTGCGTGATGAGTTGCAACAGCTTGAGCAGGATCAGCGCCTGAAGAGTGAGCTGGAGTTCAAGGAAAAGCTTGAGGCACTGATGTCGGAGTACGACAAGAACGCCAGCGATATCATTGCAATTCTGGATCCGGAGCGTCGCCAATCTGGCCAGCGTGATACCTCCAGGGCTTCCAATGGCACTTCAGGTTCACGTCGTAAACGCAAGCTCAAGGTATATCGTAATCCGCATACCGGCGAGGTTGTGGAAACACGTGGCGGTAATCACAAGACGCTCAAGGCGTGGAAGGAAGAGTACGGTAACGACACCGTGGAAAACTGGGTCGAGCGCACCGAGAGCTGA